In a single window of the Fusarium falciforme chromosome 3, complete sequence genome:
- a CDS encoding MFS domain-containing protein, with the protein MTATDPGLDVDANQLQYSKWRYASVVFASFLINFTACGVLFGFGVYQEHYETMVPTPGTPFTGASSATIDLIGTLSASLMTIVAPFVMAWTKYFGPRPVVCAGGVLFGIASVLASFGKALWHFQLTQGLLMGLATGFSFVPSMTVSPTWFDKHRGLAMGIVSAGTGIGGLVWAPVISACITVMGFRNTLRLTGCVAAALICLSGSLLDWEVSMAKHLSAQNETLSPTTALFRIPLPSWGTAKQRLFIAQAASTLFQSAAYYTPVFFTVVYAKTLGYDETDGANLTAASGFPSTLIGANDEAVARNLFISFTVLYGLFASAFISLFPAALIELFGVTELPRIAGVMYMLQGLAALVGTPVAGVLIPGHGVSRDPGSYTAMAALVGTLMASAAVAVTGVRLGAMKGDSGRAWRWEWRLQ; encoded by the exons ATGACCGCCACAGACCCAGGATTGGATGTCGACGCCAATCAGCTGCAGTACTCGAAGTG GAGATACGCATCAGTCGTGTTCGCCTCGTTCCTTATCAACTTCACAGCATGTGGTGTTCTCTTTGGCTTCGGCGTCTACCAAGAGCACTACGAAACCATGGTCCCCACGCCAGGCACTCCCTTTACCGGGGCCTCCTCGGCTACCATTGATCTTATAGGGACTCTGTCGGCCTCGCTGATGACGATAGTGGCCCCCTTTGTTATGGCATGGACCAAATACTTCGGCCCTCGACCTGTTGTTTGTGCCGGCGGGGTGCTATTTGGTATCGCGTCCGTCCTGGCAAGTTTTGGCAAAGCCCTTTGGCACTTTCAGCTTACGCAGGGGCTTTTGATGGGGCTTGCGACGGGTTTCTCGTTCGTACCGTCCATGACAGTTTCCCCAACTTGGTTCGATAAGCACCGAGGTTTGGCGATGGGCATAGTATCCGCGGGGACGGGCATTGGCGGCCTCGTTTGGGCGCCTGTAATTTCGGCCTGCATTACTGTCATGGGCTTCCGCAACACGTTGCGGCTAACCGGGTGTGTCGCTGCTGCACTCATCTGCCTCTCGGGGTCTCTCCTCGACTGGGAGGTATCCATGGCGAAGCACCTCTCGGCGCAGAATGAGACCCTCTCCCCCACGACCGCCCTCTTCAGGATTCCGCTTCCCAGCTGGGGAACCGCCAAACAGCGGCTTTTTATCGCGCAAGCTGCTAGTACGCTGTTTCAAAGCGCCGCCTATTATACCCCTGTTTTCTTCACCGTCGTGTACGCCAAGACCTTGGGGTACGACGAGACGGATGGTGCGAACCTGACGGCC GCCTCTGGGTTTCCCAGCACGTTGATCGGGGCCAACGACGAGGCAGTGGCCAGGAATCTCTTCATCAGCTTTACCGTCCTGTACGGATTGTTCGCGAGCGCGTTCATCAGCCTGTTTCCGGCGGCCCTTATCGAGCTATTCGGTGTGACGGAACTTCCACGGATTGCAGGCGTTATGTATATGTTGCAGGGATTGGCCGCCCTTGTGGGCACGCCCGTCGCTGGTGTGCTTATTCCGGGACACGGGGTATCTAGAGATCCTGGCAGCTACACCGCCATGGCAGCGCTGGTCGGCACCTTGATGGCTTCGGCTGCTGTCGCAGTTACTGGAGTGAGGCTTGGGGCCATGAAAGGGGACAGTGGGCGGGCTTGGAGGTGGGAGTGGAGGCTCCAATAA